In Paludibaculum fermentans, the genomic stretch GTTGCTCCAGGCGGGAGGACGCTTGGAGCCCACTCTCTGAAAGCAGACTAGCCGACGCGTGAAGACGCTGTACATCGCGTTCGACATCTTTCCCCGCGCCAAAGGGTCTTCGAGCCACATCGCCTCGATGGTCACGGCGCTGGAGCGGACCTTTGGCGCCGTGGAGCTGATCTGCCTCGGCACGCCCGAAATGCCGGCCTACCAGCGCGAAGGCGGCATCGAGATCTACCGCTTCCGCAAGCTCCATCGCGACCTGCTCGCGCGTGCCACCGCGTTCGCTCAGTTCGTGGCTCAGCGCGTCCATAGCCTGCGCGGCAGCCTCACCCTGTCCGTCTTTCGCGACCCGTGGGGCGGCTATCCGCTGCTGCGTGCAACGCCCGGGTGTCCTGTCATCTTTGAAGTGAATGCACTCCCCACCTGGGAACTCGGCTATTCGCGGCCGGCGCTCGCCGCCAACGCGGCTTTGAGGGCCAAACTCGGAGACATGGAACGGCGTTGCCTGCGCGAGGCCGCCCGCGTACTGTGCGTCTCTTCCGTCACGCGGGATGCCCTCGCCGGATTGGGCGTCCACCGTGCGAAGATCGACGTAATCCCCAACGAGGCGCGCGACTTGTTCTTCGCGCCGCCCGGCGGGCCCTCCCCCATTCCGGCGCTGGACTCCGGCAAATGGTTTGCCTATATCGGTAGCCTGCAGTCCTGGCAGGGCGTGGAAGCGATCATCGATGCCTTCGCGCTGGCGGCGCCGGATTGCGAGGACAGCCGGATGCTGATTCTTCACAGCGGCCAGGCCCGTCTGGCACGGCCCGTCGAGCGCGCCATCGCCCGCCGCCAGTTGGGCGGCCGGATCCTGCTGCACCCTCCTCTCGATCCGGAAGGTGTGGCCGGGGTGCTCCAGCGGGTGCGCTTCACCGTGGTGCCGCTGGCCGATACGCCGCGCAACACGGTGCAGGGCTGCTGCCCGGTGAAGATGATAGAATCCATGGCCGCTGCCGCGCCGGTGATCGCGTCCGATCTCGCCGTGTGCCGGGAGTGGTTGCAGGATGGCACGGAAGGTTTGCTGGCGGCCCCGGGCGGCACTCGGGATTGGGCCCTGGCGATCCGGCGCCTGATGCGGGATGAGCCCTTGCGGCGGAGTCTCAGCCAGGGCGCCCGCCGGCGCGCCGAGGCGTGCTTTGCGCCGCCGGTCATCCAGCGGCAATTAGAGCAGCAGTTTCTGACCGCAGCAGGAGGAGGCAATCGATGACTGAGGCACCGCCGGCCGTGGCGCGCGGCCGATTCAAGGGATTTTCCCCGGAGGCGCTGGCCGCCATCCAGACACGGAGTATCACTGGTTCCTGGGAACTTCGCAAGCTCCTCAAGGTGATGACGGAGCTTTCCCACTTCGACGAGGTCAACGACGCCGCGATCAAAAAGGCCAAGACCCGCATGATGGTGTGCATCTTCGCGGCGGTATTCTGCTTCGTCATCGCCTTCTTTTTGATGGCCTTCACTGAGTCCTTGTGGAGCTTTCTGTTGCCGCTGGCCGTCGGCGGCGCGGCCGCGTTCTTCGGCATCAACTATTCGCGGCTGAAGAAAGCAGACCTCATCAACGACTTCCGGCTGTGTCTCCAGCCGGGACTGCGCGACGTGGCCCAGGACCTGGACCCCGAGAAGAAGATCCGCGTCCGGATGGACCTCGCCGGGCCGGTCCAAAGTAAGCAGAAGTCCAAGCAGAACCTGCCTCCAGGACGGTTCGTCAAGGTGACCGAAACCATCTTTGAGGACCCGTGGTGCGAGGTGCGGCTGCCCCTGGTGGATGGCAGCACCGCGCTGCTGGAGTTCGACGTGGAGTGGACCAAGATCGAGCGGGAACGCCGCAACGGCCGCGGCAAGATCAAATCCAAGACGAAGTGGCGCAAGAAGTGCGCCGCGTCGGCGACCCTGCTGCCGCCCGCGCCGGCCAGTTGGAACGAAGCTGCATTGCGGGCCCGTCTGGATCCGCGAAAGGAGAAGGCACAGTTGCTCGAGAAAGACGGTGTCACGGGCGCAAGGCTGCAACGGCATTGGGTGTTCAAGGGAGCCGATGATCCGCCGCCGGAGGCGCCGCCGGCCCGCGAAGTGGTGGGCCTGCTGCTTCGGCTTTACTCCGCGCTGGCTCGCGGCAGCGAGGCCTCCAAATGAGCTGCCAGGCACAAGTTGGTCTTCTGGTCCTGCGTGTTTGCGGCCAGCCTGCGATGGGCGCCTGTTCGAGCTGCGGACTGCCGCTATGCGGGCTCCACCTCGGAGCGGGCACGTGCCCCTCGTGCATGCTCACCCGCGGAAATCCCGAGGAGAACGACCTCACCCGGGAGGCGGCCAATCGCCATCAATACTACGAGACCTACGGCGGAGGGCATCAGTATGGCGACGCCCGTTTCTTCAATGAAGGCGACAGGCAGTCGCTGCACCCCGCCGCCGCGGGCTTTGCCGCCACCACCGGGCACTCCGACGACTACGATCCCTTCGAAACATAATGCACCGCCTGCTCTGGGTCACTGAACACTACCCCCCGGTGAAGGGCGGGATGGCCGTAAGTTGTGCCCGCGTGGTGCGAGGCCTGCGCCGGCGCGGGCTTTCGGTGGATCTGCTCGCCCTGAATGGCGCGCACGAGCCCGTCGAAGTGCGTCCCACCGACGGCGGCGCGGATCTCCGGATCCGCCGCGACCGGTCGCCCGAGGTTGCGCCCAACCTCGCCTGGAGCCTCGTGCGCGAACGCCACCTGGCCGATCCTTATTCCGCCATCGTCTCCTTCGGGGCGTCGAAAGCCGGGTTCGTCGGGACCACCTTCGGAGCCTGGTTGGATCTGCCCAGCCTCGTCATGGTGCGCGGCAACGACCTGGACCGCGACTGGTTTTTGCCCCGCCGCGGAGGCTGGGTGCGGGAAGCCCTCTCGCGCGCCACGGCCATCGGCGCGGTCTCCACCGAGAAAGTCGAACGCATCGCCCGCCTCTATCCGGGCAAATGCGTGCTGTGGACCCCGAACGGTGTGGATTCGAAGCGCTGGGAACTGCTGGCCGCGGACGTTCGCCGGCGGGACGAGGTCCGGTCGCTGCTCGACGCCGGGCACCGCCGCATCTGCGGGCTGTTCGGGGAGCTGAAGTTCAAGAAACGGATCCCCTTCTGGCTGGAAGCCGTGCGCGATGCGGGCCTGCTTTCAAGCATCGCGTTGCTGGTGGTAGGGCAGCTCGACGAGGACACCACGCGGATCCTCGACGATCCGGCGATCGCTCCGCGCAGCCTCCGCCTGCCGTTCCTGCCGCAGGCCGAATTGCCTGCGCTCTACTCGGCCTGCGATTTCGTGGCGATCCCCTCAGCCTTTGAAGGCATGCCCAACGTGCTGCTGGAAGCCGCGGCCTGCGGAGCCGTGCCGCTGGTCTCCGACGCCGGCGCCATGCGCGATGTCGTGGAAGACGGCGTCACCGGCTTCGTCTTCCGGGCCGAGAACCGCCAGGCCGCCGGCGAGGCGACGCGGCGAGCGTTGGAACTCTCCAGCGAACAACTGGCCGCAATGTCCGCTGCCGTCCGCGCCCGGATCCGCGATCGCTTCTCTCCGGAGCGCGAGATTGACACCATCCTCGACCTGATTCACCGGGCCGCCCCGTGAACCGGCCGTCCATCCTGTACTGCGCGCCCGGCTCTGGCCTGGGCCATGTCAACCGGGCGCTGGCCGTCTGCCTGGAACTGCAGGAACTCGGCGTCAGCGCCCAGATCGTCACCAACTCGCCCTTCGCGGCCGGCCTCGCGCAACTGGCCCGGTTCCCCATCACCCGCATCCCGGCGGAGCGTTGGCAGGCCGATGTCCGTCACTTCGCCGCCGCGGTCCAACCGGAACTGATGGTCTGCGACACCTTTCCCCGAGGCATGCGCGGCGAATGGAAGGATGGCCTGCCTGTGCCTGCCATCTACATGGCCCGGCGGCTGAATCCTGAAGCCGTGTCCACCTTTCTCGGCGATCCAGGCTGGCCGGACGGGATCGTCCAGGTCATCGCAGCCGAGGAACTGTCCGGCGAACACGACGCTGCCCTGGCCGCGAGCAAGGTGCCGGTGGTACACCTGCCGGGCCGGATCCGACTGCGGCCCGGCTTGCTGCCGACGGAGATTCCTGCGGAGCTGGAGCGCCTCCTCGATACCGGGCGGTGCTGCCTGGTGGTCCACGGCGGGCCCGCCGCGGAAGTGGCTCAGTTGGCCGGCCTGGCGCGAAAACAGGGTCGACCGGTCGCGATCACCCCTTGGGGCGAACGAATGGAGGGCCTGCCGTCTTTCGAATACTACCCGGCCGGCAACCTCATGGCCCGGGCGGCGCACGTGTTCACCGGAGCCGGCTATAACGCGATGGCCGACATGATGTTCCTGAGCGAGGCTCATACCGCGGTGGCGTTTCCCCGGCGGTTCGACGACCAGGCGGCCAGGCTGGCGTCCTGGCGGCAGGCAGTCCAGGACGGAACGCGTGAGGCGGCGCAGGCGATCGCAGCCGTCTTGGCGGCCTAGTTCAGCTTGAGAGTCCCCACCGCGGTCATCCCCGGCCGCACCAGCGTCGACGGGCTGGAGAACTCGACCACCACCTTGCCGTTCTCCACCGACTTCACCGTGGCGGGCAGCCCGTTGCCCGGCAATTCCGCGATCAGTACCACCGCGGGTTGCCCGGCCTTCAGCCGCTTGAAGACGGGCGGCTCCGGCTCCAGCACGAGCTCGAGTTGGGACAGGTCGGTGGCGATGGTGATGAGGTCAGGCATGCCCTTGTGCACCTCTTCGCCCGCTGATTTGCCGATGGAGATGACCAGGCCGTCCGCCGGCGCCAGAAGATCGGCCGAGGACAGGCTCGTCTTCGCCGAGTCAAGATTCTGTATCTTCTCGGCCAGGGTCTTCTTCGCCAGGTCAATGTCCTTGATCACACCCTGCACCCGGTCCTGCAACGTGTTGGAAAGCGACTGCAGGGTGTCGGATTCCTTCTTGGCCGCCTCGTAGTCCTGCTGGGCCTTCTGATAGGTATTCCGCGGCGTCGCGCCTTCCGTATTCAGCATCTGCTGGCGCTGGTAGTTGCGCTCCGCCCGCTGGAATTCGATCCGTGCCCGGGAGGCGTCTGCGGCGGCGCGCGAGTCTTCCAGGCGCGCGGCGATCAACTGGCTCTCCGCTTCGTTCACCTTGGCCTGGGCGCGCTCCACCTCCAGTTCGGCTTCGTGCGCGGTTTCCTTTAAGGTCTCATTGGCCACGCGTCCCAGGATCTGGCCCTCAAATACCTCGTCGCCGGGCTTGACCGGGAACTCCTCGGCGACACCGTCGAGAGGCGCCGCCACCTGCACCAGGTTCACGGCGCGGATCGAGCCGGTAAGGTGAACCTCAGTCCCGGGCGGCAACGCGGGTGCGCTCGCCACCTGGACGGACTTGGCTGGTTTTTGACGCAGGTAGTAGGTGAGAGCGCCGCCGCCGGCTGCCAGGAAGAGAGTCCCGCCGGCGAACAGAAGCCATTTGCCACGCATACTTTATGATAGGCGAGGGTGGCGGGCCAGGCGTAACAGGTGTGGGGTAGGTGCCTTTTGGGGTCGATTTTTGATAAAGTGTGGCTCTTGGGTAGGAGGCCGCATGTCTGCGATTCGCCTTGGCGACGATATTGACGATTACTGCGTCAAGTGCAAAAGGATGACCAATCACTCCATCCTTTCGCTGGTCGATTCAGAACCTGCGAAAGTTCGTTGCCGCACGTGCTATAACGAGGGGCCGTACCGCAGAGGAGAGATTCCTCCGTCGAAGAAAGACCTGAAGAAGGCCGCTCTTTTCAACGAAGTACTCAGCGCAATTCCAGGCGCCACCCCGGAAGCCGAGGACAAGGACAAGAAGCCCAAATAACGGGTCGGGCCTGAAACTACGAAACCTAACTGCCGGAATCGACCGGCGGGTTTCGCATTTCGTTCTTCAGTTCGTCTACCAATTCATCCCTCCTCGGGGAGTCCAGTTCACTCTCCAGCCGGCGCAGGGCCGCTCCCACGACGTCGCGGTGGTGCAGGTTTGAGCCGAAGCCTTCCCTCGAAGTCAGCCGCAGCCAGATCTCGTGCAGGCGGTCGACATCTTCCGGCCAGAGCCGGGGTGGATGGGGGCCCAGGTTGACGTAAGTGGACTGCCGGTCCTGCGCGATGATCTCCAGTGAGAAGGGATGCCGCGGTTCCGGTAACTGCTCCCAGGCCAAGCCGATGCGGCGTGCCAGTTCCTCGCTGGCCATGGTGTGGGATACGCCTGTGACGAGCCTTGACGCCTTTAGGTTCTGGGCCGCCTGGACCATGGCGACAAACGGGTCGGTCGCCGGCACTACCAGCAGGTCGACGGGCTTGCCTTCCTTCTCGGCCAGGGTCACCACGCGGGAGAAGAGCTCCTGTTCGTAGGAGCTGAAGATCTGGTCCTCGGCCAGGCCATACTCACCTGCTCCGGTGGAGATGGGGCGAACCGTGGCCACAACGATGTCGTGCCGGCGCAGGTTGGTCTTCTCCAGGACGCGCCGCAGGTGCTCCATGTTGTACGGGTCGCGGACCGCGACCAGCACGCAGCCAGGACGCGCGTGCATGCTCGTGGTGCCGATTTGAGGCTGGTGATCGAGGTTGAACTCCTCCAGCCCCTTGACGTCCTTGGACTGGCGCCGTTTCGCGTTCAGGTATTCACTCAGGGTGAAGATGATGAACAGGACGATGGTGAAGCTGACACCGTAGATGGTGGCGATCTTCTTGGTGAACAGGTTGGCGATGGCGACCAGGAAGAGGGCCATCGTGGTAACGCCCAGGCCGATTGGGATCTCCAACTTGCCGAAGTGCAGGTTGAAGGGCATCTTGTATTCCTGGTCGTGCCGCTGGAAGCGGAGCGCGAGCACGCCCATCCCCTTCAGGGCAAAGCTCCAAACCACGCCGAAGGCATAGGCTTCCCCCAGCAGGTAGACATCGCCGCGCGAGAAGACGATGGTCGCCAACTGGGCGATGGTGATCATGGCCACGATGCGCGAGGTGGTGCCGTAGGTCTTGTGAGGTTTGCGGAACCAAGGGACCAGCACGCCGTCCTCGGCCACACGGTTCAGCACGCCGTTGGCGCCGATGATCGAAGTATTCACCGCGCCGGACAGGATGAGCGCGCCGACGATCACGACAAAGATGTGGAAGCAGAGCTTCAGGATCTCCGGCCCCGCCAAGCTCATCGCCAGGCCGCCGATGAGGTTGTCGTAGTAGTTCGAGCGCACGGCATCCGGGATGATCATGACGGCGAAGAGCGAGATCAGGCCGGTGGACATCAGCGCGTAGACGCACACGATGTTCGCCGTGATCTTCAGATTCTTCATCTTCGGGTACGCGATTTCCCGGTAGATCTGGGCCAGCGTCTCAAAACCGCTCATGGCGAGCAGCGAGTGGCCGAAGGCGATCAGCATGGCGGCCGCCCAGATGGTGGGCCACACGGTGCCGTGCAGCCAGCCCAGCGAATGGGGCTCGAAGGTGAGATTCTTCAGCGTCGGCGCGGGCGGGAGATGAACGTTGTCCTGGAACAGCAGCGTGATGGGGCACCAGATCAACAGAATGACCACCATCACCGTGGTGATCTGCATGATGCGCAACGCTTTGCTGGAGGACTCGTGGATGCCCTTGACGTTCTGCCACCAGAAGTAGATGGTGACCACCACGCCGAAGCAGGCGGAGAAGTAGTTCGGGTTGACCCTGACCGAGGAGTGGGCGAACTCCGATAGCTCGTTCAGCAGACGCCCCAGGTACTGCCCGGCGGATACTGATGATATTGGTCCGGTTAGGATGTAGTCGACGACCAGGGCGGAGACCGAGAGCTTGGCCATGCGCGGCCCGATGGAGTCGCGTACGACTACGTACACGCCGCCGCGTACGAACATTCCGCAGCTTTCCATGTAGATGCTGCGTACGGCGAAGCCAAAGAACATGACGCCGAGAACAAACCACGGTGCTGACTTGCCGATGGCCTGTTCTGTAATGCCGCCCACGTAGAACATGGTGGAGGCCAAGTCGCTGAGAACGATGGAGGCTCCACGCCAGAAGGAGATGAAGGACAGTGCTACGGTAGTGGCGACTACAACTTTGGTCGTTGCGCCCGGCCGGTCGAAAGTATCAGCCATGGGTAATGAAATCGTGCCCTAGTGAACTATTCTACGATCAAACGGACATGTCCGACCTGTTGAACAGATTATCGGCGGAGGTGGCGACGCGACTACGAGGTGCGGGCCGTCAGGTCTACTACGTGGGTGGCAGCGTGCGGGACGAGCTACTTGGCGTCGAAGTACACGATCGCGATCTTACCACCGATGCCACTCCGGCTGAGTTGAAAATGCTCTTTCCCGGAGCCTTGGAGGTGGGTGCCCACTTCGGTGTGATGCTCATCCGCCGGGATGGTGTGGAAGTCCAGGTGGCTACCTTTCGGACAGAGAGCAGTTACCGGAACGGCCGGCATCCCGAAGAAGTACGGTTTGAGACGGACGTGGTGGCCGACCTGCGCCGGCGCGACTTCACGATCAATGCGCTATTGCGGGATCCGTTCACCGGCGCGATCCTTGATCCGCTGGGTGGAATGGCCGATCTCCGGGCCGGCATCATTCGCGCCATCGGCAATCCGGCCGAGCGGTTCCAGGAAGATCACCTGCGGATGCTGCGGGCCGTGCGCTTCGCGGCGCGCCTGGGCTTCGAAATCGAGGCCGGGACGATGGATGCCATCCGCACGCTGGCTCCGCAGATCAACCGGATCTCCGCCGAGCGGATCCGCGACGAACTGGTAAGGATTCTCACCGAGGGCGGAGCCCGGCGCGGTTTCGAACTGCTGGATTCCAGCGGGCTGCTGCTGGAGATCCTGCCCGAGGTGTCGGCCATGAAAGGCGTCCAGCAACCACCTCAGTTCCATCCGGAAGGAGATGTCTGGATTCATACGCTCGGGTTGCTGGAACGCATGGGCACACCGCCGATCGAGTTGGCGCTGGGCTGTCTGCTGCACGATGTGGGCAAGCCGCCCACTCAGACGTTTGAAGACCGCATCCGGTTCAACGGGCACGACCATGTAGGAGCGGGGATGACCCGCCGGATCCTGTCGCGGCTGCGCTTCCCTTCGGATGTGATTGAGGCGGTTGAGTCGATGGTGGACCAGCACATGAAGTTCAAGGACGCCGGACGGATGGGCGTGAGCGCATTCAAGCGGTTCGTCCGGCAGCCCGGGTTCGATGAACTGCTGCAGTTGCACCGGTTGGACATCCTGGCCAGCGGAGGCGGGTTGCGCAGCTATGACGCGGTGAAGGACCGGTATGAGGCGCTGCCCGAGGAACAACTGCGGCCGCCACCCCTGATTACGGGCCGCGATCTGATCGAACTGGGCTATCAGCCAGGTCCGGCGATGGGCACGATCCTGCGCAGCGTGGAGGAACAGCAGTTGGAGGGTCAACTGCAGAGCAAGGAAGAGGCGATCGCCTACGTCAGACGAGTTTGGGCGCCAGCAGCCACTTGAGGACGCCGCGCGGCCTGGGTCCGGCACTCACCAGATCGATGCGTATCAAGGCGCCTTTTTTGTAGTCGATCTCGAGGGATGGGGCGCCCAGGAGGAACGCGGCCAGCCGCCCGCACAAGGGTTCGTGGGAGGCACACAGGATCTGGGCGTGATCGCGGTGCAGCCGCAGCTCTTCCCACGCAGCCAGTGGATCGGCATCCGGCGTAAGGGCCTGCGTCTGCAGGACATCCCCGGTGTAGTTGAGGGCCTTCACGGCGATCTCCGCCGTCTGCATGGCCCGTTTGTAGGGGCTGGTAAGAATCAGGGTGGGAGCAACGCCCGAAGCGAACGCTCGTTTCAGGGTGGCCTGCAGCTTTTTGCGGCCGTCCAGAGTGAGCGCACGATCGGCATCCCGCTGGCCTGCAGTGGGATCCTCAGCGATCCCGTGGCGAAGGATGTAGATCTGCATCGCGCTGTTCTGAATGTCATTGTGTCACACTGAGTTGCGTCGCACATGAAGCCGGATTTCCAGCGAATCGCATACTGGTGCGCACTTGGGGCGGCCGCCTCCTGTGCCGTCTCGATTGCCGCGTGGCAGGTGCTGTTGGGCGTGTGCCTGGCGGCCATGCTTTTGGGCCGTTTGCCGTGGCGGGTGCCGCGTTACTGGCAGGCCCTGACGGTGTTCGCCGTCTGGACCCTGCTGTCGCTGGCGCTGAGCGACGCTCCGCGGTCCGGCATGCCGCAGGTGAAGAAGTTCTACGCCTGGCTGACCTTGTTTGCCGTCCTTTCCGCCTTGCGGAAGGCGCGGGACGTCTACTGGCTGGCTGTGGCCTGGCTGGCCGGGGGGACGCTTTCGGCGATCGACGGACTGCGGCAGTTCGGGCTGAAGTGGTCGAAGGCGGCGGCGGCCGGCAAGGACTTCTACAGCTCTTATGTGGCTGACCGCATCACCGGGTTCAACAGCCATTGGATGACCTTCAGCGGGCAGATGATGATCGTCCTGCTGCTGTGCCTGGCGCTGTGGTTTTGGGGCCGTCCCGAGAAACGGCTGCGATGGGCCTTCGCCGTGTGCCTGCCGTTGGTTGCATTGGCCTTGGTGCTGGCCTTCACTCGAGGCATGTGGATCGCCACGGGTGTAGGGGCGCTCTACCTGCTGTGGTGCTGGAAGCGGTGGACGGTGGCCCTCGTGCCGGTGCTGGCACTGGCGGCGTTCCTGCTGGGGCCGGCCGCGTTGAAGGATCGTGTGATGTCGCTGGTGAAGCCACATGGCCAGATGGACTCCAACGACCACCGGGTGTATGTGTTCCGGACCGGGCTGGAGATGATCAAGGCGCATCCCTGGTTTGGCTTGGGTCCGCAGCGGGTAGGGCCTCATTTCCGGGAATACATTCCGGCTGACTTGCCCAAGACGCTGCCCGACGGCTACTACGAGCACCTGCACAACATCTACATCCACTTCGCCGCCGAGCGCGGGTTGCCCGCGATGTTCGCGGTTATCTTCTTTTTCGCCGCCACCTTGTGGGACTGGCTGCGCCAGCTGGGCCGCGGTGCGGGGGAGGCGGAATGGGTGTTGCGCGGCGGCGTAGCCATCCTGATTGGTGTCCTGGTGGCCGGTTGCTTCGAGTACAACCTGGGCGATAGCGAGATCCTCGGCATGACCCTGGCGGCGGTCGGCGCGGTGAGCGGGGTGGCCCGGTCGTCGTCGAATTCCTGACAACGGTATCCTGATCAATAGGGGACAACCCCAAGGAATTCATGTCAGAGCCTCATATTCTTGTGATCGGCGGCGGAGCGGTGGGCCTGGCCTCGGCTGTCCGCATCCTGCAACGGATGCCGGACGCCCAGCTGACCCTGCTGGAGAAAGAAGAGGGCGTCGGCCGTCACCAGACCGGCAATAACTCAGGCGTCATGCACTGCGGCCTGGCCTACCGGCCCGGCACCGCCAAGGCGCGGCTGGCCGTGCGCGGCATCCGCCAGTTGACTGAGTATTGCCAGGAGAAGTCGATCCGGCACGACGTCTGCGGCAAGCTGGTGGTGGCTTCGAAACAGGAGCAGATTCCGCGGCTGCACAACCTGCTGGAGCGGGGCACGGCCAACGGCCTGCGCGGCCTGGAGATTCTGGATCCGCCGCGCATGCGCGAACTGGAGCCGCACGTCGGCGGGCTGGCCGGGTTGCGGGTGCCGGAAGAAGGAATCGTCGACTACCCGCTGGTGTGCGAGACGCTGGCGGCCGACATCCAGGCGCGCGGCGGCTCAGTCGAATGCGGCGCCGGTGTGCGCGGATTGACGTATCGGGGCGGGGAATGGATCGCGCAAACCGGCCGCGGCGAGTTCAAGGGCGGCTACATCGTCAGTTGCGCCGGGTTGCAGGCGGATCGCGTGGCGAAGCTGGCCGGTGAGCGGCCTGAAGTGAAGATTGTGCCCTTTCGCGGCGACTACTATAAGCTCAAGCCGGAGAAGGAGTACCTGGTCCGCAACCTGATCTATCCGGTGGCGGATCCGGCGTTCCCGTTCCTGGGTGTGCACTTTACGCGCATGATTGCGGGCGGGATCGAGGCCGGGCCGAATGCCGTTCTCTCGCTGAAGCGCGAGGGTTATACCCGGACTTCGTTTGACCTGCGCGATGCGGCGGACGCCCTGTCGTTCATCGGCCTGTGGCGCTTCCTGGGTAAGCACTTCCGGATGTGCACGGCCGAGGTGCGCCGGTCGTTCAGCAAACAGCTCTTCTGCGCTTCGCTGCAAACACTGGTGCCGGAAGTTCAGCCGGACGATCTGGTGGAGGCGGGCGCCGGGGTCCGGGCGCAAGCCATGAAGCCGGAGGGATCACTGGTAGAGGACTTCGAGATCATCGCGCGGCAGAACGCGGTGCACGTGTTGAATGCCCCGAGCCCTGCCGCTACCGCCAGCCTGGCCATTGGCGAAGAGGTGGCCGACCGGTTGTGCACCGTGGTGCGCGGGGGATAGCCCGGGGAAGGGCCACCCCCCCTGCGATGGCTTAGCCCTTCTTCGCCAGTTGGCTGGCGAGCAGGGCGACCAAGGCCTCAGAGGCGGTGGCATTCGCGCCGCCGCCACCCACCAGGACATCCGGGGTCAAGCGGACGCCCTTGTCGGCCAGGGCCGTGAAGATCTGCAGCAGGCCGTAGTACTCACCCATCGCTTCGACACCCTTGCGGGCCGCCTCGGCGCGAGCAAGACCGACGGCCTGAATGGCCGTGGCTTCGTTGGAACCCTTAATGGCCAGGATCTCGGCTTCGGCCGTACCGCGGCGGCGGATGGCTTCGGCCTCGCCGTTGGCGCGGGTCGACATAGCAGTCGAATCGCCTTCGGCCTGGCGGATATTGGCCTGCGCCTTGCGCTGGGCGATGAGGATGTTCTGTTCTTCGTTCACGAGTTCGCGCTGCTTCTCGGCCAGCGCCTTCTCGGCCTCGAGGGTCTTGCGGGTCTCCTGGGCCAGGCGTTCGGCGTCGTAGGTCTTCTTCTGTTCCTCGGCGATCTTGCGTGCGATCAACGGCTCCATCAGGGACGGCGGCGGCGTGATGTCGCCGATGAGGCTATCCACGCTCTGCACGTCGTACTCGGAGATGGCGCGGCTGATGTGCTCGCGGGCCTCTTTCTGGCGATCGGAGCGGGCCGACAGGAAGTCGAGGACCGTATAGTTCTGGGCGCTGTTGCGGAAGTAGTTTCCGACCAGCGGCTCCAGCACCTGGTTGACGAGATTGCGGACGGAACCCACACGGCTGATCACCCAGGGCGCTTTGGTGGCGCCGATGTTGATGATCTGGCTGACGTCGAGGTTGAAGGTGAAACCGTCACGCGAGCGCACGGTGATGGTGGAGAGCTTTTCGTCCAGTTTGTGCGCCTCGCTGCGGGCGTTGGCCCAGTTCAGCACGATGTTGGTGGTCGGCACCAGTTCGATGCGCAGACACTCCATGTTCAGCGGGTGCTTGCCGGGGTAGAGGGGTTCTGACCAGACGCCCTTGCCGCCACGGGGCACGATGTTGCCGTGCGTGAACGATTCGCCCGAGATGTCCTTTTCGTCGCTGCCGACGAAGCTGACCACGACGCCGACGT encodes the following:
- a CDS encoding glycosyltransferase family 4 protein, with the protein product MKTLYIAFDIFPRAKGSSSHIASMVTALERTFGAVELICLGTPEMPAYQREGGIEIYRFRKLHRDLLARATAFAQFVAQRVHSLRGSLTLSVFRDPWGGYPLLRATPGCPVIFEVNALPTWELGYSRPALAANAALRAKLGDMERRCLREAARVLCVSSVTRDALAGLGVHRAKIDVIPNEARDLFFAPPGGPSPIPALDSGKWFAYIGSLQSWQGVEAIIDAFALAAPDCEDSRMLILHSGQARLARPVERAIARRQLGGRILLHPPLDPEGVAGVLQRVRFTVVPLADTPRNTVQGCCPVKMIESMAAAAPVIASDLAVCREWLQDGTEGLLAAPGGTRDWALAIRRLMRDEPLRRSLSQGARRRAEACFAPPVIQRQLEQQFLTAAGGGNR
- a CDS encoding glycosyltransferase family 4 protein → MHRLLWVTEHYPPVKGGMAVSCARVVRGLRRRGLSVDLLALNGAHEPVEVRPTDGGADLRIRRDRSPEVAPNLAWSLVRERHLADPYSAIVSFGASKAGFVGTTFGAWLDLPSLVMVRGNDLDRDWFLPRRGGWVREALSRATAIGAVSTEKVERIARLYPGKCVLWTPNGVDSKRWELLAADVRRRDEVRSLLDAGHRRICGLFGELKFKKRIPFWLEAVRDAGLLSSIALLVVGQLDEDTTRILDDPAIAPRSLRLPFLPQAELPALYSACDFVAIPSAFEGMPNVLLEAAACGAVPLVSDAGAMRDVVEDGVTGFVFRAENRQAAGEATRRALELSSEQLAAMSAAVRARIRDRFSPEREIDTILDLIHRAAP
- a CDS encoding HlyD family secretion protein, which produces MRGKWLLFAGGTLFLAAGGGALTYYLRQKPAKSVQVASAPALPPGTEVHLTGSIRAVNLVQVAAPLDGVAEEFPVKPGDEVFEGQILGRVANETLKETAHEAELEVERAQAKVNEAESQLIAARLEDSRAAADASRARIEFQRAERNYQRQQMLNTEGATPRNTYQKAQQDYEAAKKESDTLQSLSNTLQDRVQGVIKDIDLAKKTLAEKIQNLDSAKTSLSSADLLAPADGLVISIGKSAGEEVHKGMPDLITIATDLSQLELVLEPEPPVFKRLKAGQPAVVLIAELPGNGLPATVKSVENGKVVVEFSSPSTLVRPGMTAVGTLKLN
- a CDS encoding APC family permease, translating into MADTFDRPGATTKVVVATTVALSFISFWRGASIVLSDLASTMFYVGGITEQAIGKSAPWFVLGVMFFGFAVRSIYMESCGMFVRGGVYVVVRDSIGPRMAKLSVSALVVDYILTGPISSVSAGQYLGRLLNELSEFAHSSVRVNPNYFSACFGVVVTIYFWWQNVKGIHESSSKALRIMQITTVMVVILLIWCPITLLFQDNVHLPPAPTLKNLTFEPHSLGWLHGTVWPTIWAAAMLIAFGHSLLAMSGFETLAQIYREIAYPKMKNLKITANIVCVYALMSTGLISLFAVMIIPDAVRSNYYDNLIGGLAMSLAGPEILKLCFHIFVVIVGALILSGAVNTSIIGANGVLNRVAEDGVLVPWFRKPHKTYGTTSRIVAMITIAQLATIVFSRGDVYLLGEAYAFGVVWSFALKGMGVLALRFQRHDQEYKMPFNLHFGKLEIPIGLGVTTMALFLVAIANLFTKKIATIYGVSFTIVLFIIFTLSEYLNAKRRQSKDVKGLEEFNLDHQPQIGTTSMHARPGCVLVAVRDPYNMEHLRRVLEKTNLRRHDIVVATVRPISTGAGEYGLAEDQIFSSYEQELFSRVVTLAEKEGKPVDLLVVPATDPFVAMVQAAQNLKASRLVTGVSHTMASEELARRIGLAWEQLPEPRHPFSLEIIAQDRQSTYVNLGPHPPRLWPEDVDRLHEIWLRLTSREGFGSNLHHRDVVGAALRRLESELDSPRRDELVDELKNEMRNPPVDSGS
- a CDS encoding CCA tRNA nucleotidyltransferase, with the translated sequence MSDLLNRLSAEVATRLRGAGRQVYYVGGSVRDELLGVEVHDRDLTTDATPAELKMLFPGALEVGAHFGVMLIRRDGVEVQVATFRTESSYRNGRHPEEVRFETDVVADLRRRDFTINALLRDPFTGAILDPLGGMADLRAGIIRAIGNPAERFQEDHLRMLRAVRFAARLGFEIEAGTMDAIRTLAPQINRISAERIRDELVRILTEGGARRGFELLDSSGLLLEILPEVSAMKGVQQPPQFHPEGDVWIHTLGLLERMGTPPIELALGCLLHDVGKPPTQTFEDRIRFNGHDHVGAGMTRRILSRLRFPSDVIEAVESMVDQHMKFKDAGRMGVSAFKRFVRQPGFDELLQLHRLDILASGGGLRSYDAVKDRYEALPEEQLRPPPLITGRDLIELGYQPGPAMGTILRSVEEQQLEGQLQSKEEAIAYVRRVWAPAAT